A single Pseudodesulfovibrio aespoeensis Aspo-2 DNA region contains:
- a CDS encoding mechanosensitive ion channel family protein: protein MLRTVIRALSRMLVCLVLAASLATGLAASDAQASHLFAAFPLEPPDTSSPRATLQSFLDHSGAFDKAMREEPENPVMVREARQRAERCFDLSEVAPTIQGSVALESLLRLREILDRIPLPDMEAVPDGDDMKRQNITLWRIPHTEIMIGRVAEGERVGSYLFTPQTVDRLDEFYAEVRALPYRDGAAQGIYEEYIYSSGWMIPDGFIAMLPGWMRQGYLGQAVWQWGGLGLVFLLSGLLLWRLLQWHRDWKKRPSDHPWRVSRLVFPFVAMGVCLLDAYILNAQINITGRVLSATTMLLEAALAAFAVWTILVAGNVITKGIIASQKIKEEALNADVIKLVGRLVSFGLAFALLYRVGGYFGLPVTAVFASAGIAGVAVALAARETLANFFGGVSIFLDRPFRAGDYILLDSGERGEVQAVGMRSTRLVTRDDIMITIPNSIITNSKIVNQSAPQPYLRVQIKIGVAYGSDLDKVETALMEAAKDNALLRKTPQPRARLRTFGDSSINYEFQVWVKRPHDRGRAVHELSREIYRRFTEQGIEIPFPQRDVHIKGEK from the coding sequence ATGCTGCGAACAGTGATTCGCGCCCTGTCCCGGATGCTGGTGTGTCTTGTGCTTGCCGCCAGTCTCGCTACCGGCCTCGCCGCCTCTGACGCCCAGGCCTCCCACCTGTTCGCCGCGTTCCCCCTGGAGCCGCCGGACACGTCGAGCCCCAGGGCCACGCTCCAGAGCTTTCTCGACCACTCGGGCGCCTTTGACAAGGCCATGCGCGAAGAGCCGGAAAATCCCGTCATGGTGCGCGAGGCGCGCCAGCGTGCCGAGCGGTGCTTTGACTTGAGCGAGGTGGCGCCCACCATCCAGGGCAGCGTGGCCCTCGAATCCCTGCTGCGCCTGCGCGAGATACTCGACCGCATCCCCCTGCCGGATATGGAGGCCGTTCCCGACGGCGACGACATGAAGAGGCAGAACATCACCCTGTGGCGCATCCCGCACACCGAGATCATGATCGGCAGGGTGGCCGAGGGCGAGCGCGTCGGCTCCTATCTCTTCACCCCGCAGACCGTGGACAGGCTGGACGAATTCTACGCCGAGGTGCGCGCCCTGCCATACCGGGACGGCGCCGCCCAGGGCATCTACGAGGAATACATCTATTCGTCGGGCTGGATGATCCCCGACGGGTTCATCGCCATGCTGCCCGGCTGGATGCGCCAGGGATACCTGGGTCAGGCCGTGTGGCAGTGGGGCGGGCTTGGGCTGGTCTTCCTGTTGAGCGGCCTGCTGCTCTGGCGTCTGCTCCAGTGGCACAGGGACTGGAAGAAGCGCCCCAGCGACCACCCCTGGCGGGTGAGCCGTCTGGTGTTCCCGTTTGTGGCCATGGGGGTGTGCCTGCTCGACGCGTACATCCTCAACGCCCAGATCAATATCACCGGGCGGGTGCTGTCGGCCACCACCATGCTGCTTGAGGCCGCCCTGGCCGCGTTCGCGGTCTGGACCATCCTGGTGGCCGGCAACGTGATCACCAAGGGCATCATCGCCTCGCAGAAGATCAAGGAGGAGGCGCTCAACGCCGATGTCATCAAGCTCGTTGGCCGCCTGGTCTCCTTTGGCCTGGCCTTTGCCCTGCTCTACCGGGTGGGCGGCTACTTTGGCCTGCCGGTCACGGCGGTGTTCGCCTCGGCAGGCATCGCGGGCGTGGCCGTGGCCCTGGCCGCGCGCGAGACCCTGGCCAACTTCTTTGGTGGCGTGTCCATCTTCCTGGACCGGCCCTTTCGGGCAGGCGACTATATCCTGCTCGACTCGGGCGAGCGGGGCGAGGTCCAGGCCGTGGGCATGCGCAGCACCCGGCTGGTGACCCGCGACGACATCATGATCACCATCCCCAACTCCATCATCACCAACAGCAAGATCGTCAACCAAAGCGCTCCCCAGCCGTATCTGCGCGTCCAGATCAAGATCGGCGTGGCCTATGGTTCCGACCTCGACAAGGTGGAAACGGCGCTCATGGAGGCGGCCAAGGACAACGCGCTGCTCAGGAAGACGCCCCAGCCGCGCGCCCGGCTGCGGACATTCGGCGACTCCTCCATCAACTACGAATTCCAGGTCTGGGTGAAGCGGCCCCATGACCGGGGCCGCGCCGTCC
- a CDS encoding HAD family hydrolase, whose product MSRLDAVVFDFDGTLAELTLDFDLMKTRIAALGEVFLGERPVPGPTPALEWLDQLVARAMELDRAEGLEFASRGRLVIAAMELDAAREGRLFEFTRQTLALLRERGVSIGVITRNISAAVRIVFPDIETEVGVFIARETAVRVKPDPAHLLQALERLGADPARTLMVGDHPMDVQTGRGAGALCAAVTSGHQGAAAFASLRPDFIAPDVAALLPRLMEAGLI is encoded by the coding sequence GTGAGCCGCCTGGACGCCGTGGTTTTCGACTTTGACGGCACCCTGGCCGAGCTGACCCTGGACTTTGACCTGATGAAGACAAGGATCGCGGCCCTGGGCGAGGTCTTCCTTGGCGAGCGGCCCGTGCCCGGGCCAACGCCCGCCCTGGAGTGGCTCGACCAGCTGGTGGCCAGGGCCATGGAGCTGGACCGCGCCGAGGGGCTGGAGTTCGCCTCGCGCGGCAGGCTGGTCATCGCGGCCATGGAGCTGGACGCGGCGCGGGAAGGGCGGCTCTTTGAATTCACGCGGCAAACCCTGGCCCTGCTCCGCGAGAGAGGTGTGTCCATTGGTGTCATCACCCGCAACATCTCGGCTGCCGTGCGCATCGTGTTCCCGGATATCGAGACCGAGGTCGGGGTGTTCATCGCCCGCGAGACCGCTGTCCGGGTCAAGCCCGACCCGGCCCACCTGCTGCAGGCGCTTGAGCGTCTGGGTGCGGACCCGGCCCGGACTTTGATGGTGGGCGACCACCCCATGGACGTGCAGACGGGCCGTGGCGCGGGCGCGCTGTGCGCCGCCGTGACCAGCGGCCACCAGGGGGCTGCGGCCTTTGCCTCCCTGCGCCCGGATTTCATCGCCCCGGATGTGGCCGCGCTCCTGCCCCGGCTCATGGAGGCCGGGCTCATTTGA
- a CDS encoding deoxyribonuclease IV, whose product MTPESGRAPAKCNDLLGAHMSIAGGLHMAFEHIRAAGGTALQIFTRNQRQWRIPELSAYDADLFAMAWSQWGDSPVAAHDSYLINLASPDPDLLERSRAAFAEELRRVETLNIPYLVTHPGSHLGQGVDAGIVRYAAALDQAIDQAMDRSPTSRAMILLETTAGQGTNLGSTFEELARIMELSRHADRLGVCYDTCHTFAAGYDIRTPEAYAATFDHFDRIIGLPRLRFFHLNDTKSDFASRKDRHEHIGQGAIGLEGFRLLMRDPRFVRVPKVLETPKDKDLADDVRNLTLLRRLAGGEEEHP is encoded by the coding sequence ATGACGCCTGAATCGGGCCGCGCCCCAGCCAAGTGCAACGACCTGCTGGGGGCGCACATGTCCATTGCCGGTGGTCTGCACATGGCCTTTGAGCACATCCGCGCGGCGGGTGGCACGGCCCTGCAGATATTCACCCGCAACCAGCGCCAGTGGCGCATTCCCGAGCTTTCGGCCTACGACGCGGACCTGTTCGCCATGGCCTGGTCCCAGTGGGGCGACTCCCCGGTGGCCGCCCACGACTCCTACCTGATCAATCTCGCCTCGCCCGACCCGGACCTGCTTGAGCGCTCGCGGGCCGCCTTTGCCGAGGAGCTGCGGCGCGTTGAAACCCTGAACATCCCCTATCTTGTCACCCATCCCGGCTCCCACCTGGGCCAGGGCGTGGACGCAGGGATCGTTCGTTACGCGGCGGCCCTGGACCAAGCTATAGATCAGGCCATGGACCGCTCGCCCACCAGCAGGGCCATGATCCTGCTCGAAACCACGGCGGGCCAGGGCACCAACCTCGGCTCCACCTTCGAGGAGCTGGCCCGGATCATGGAGCTGTCGCGCCATGCCGACCGTCTGGGCGTGTGCTACGACACCTGCCACACCTTTGCCGCTGGCTACGACATCCGCACCCCAGAGGCCTACGCCGCGACCTTTGACCATTTCGACCGGATCATCGGCCTCCCCCGGCTCCGGTTCTTTCACCTCAACGACACCAAGAGCGACTTTGCCTCGCGCAAGGACCGCCATGAGCACATCGGCCAGGGGGCCATCGGCCTGGAGGGGTTCCGCCTGCTCATGCGCGATCCTCGCTTTGTCCGCGTGCCCAAGGTGCTGGAAACGCCCAAGGACAAGGACCTGGCCGACGACGTGCGCAACCTGACCCTCCTGCGCCGGTTGGCCGGGGGCGAGGAGGAGCACCCGTGA
- a CDS encoding RNA recognition motif domain-containing protein — translation MKSIYVGNIPFSVSENDIRGLFGEYGDVASVKLVEDRETGRFRGFGFVEMDDAGALEAIEALDGKDMGGRTLKVNEARPREARPREPRSRR, via the coding sequence ATGAAAAGCATTTATGTCGGCAACATTCCCTTCAGCGTTTCCGAAAACGACATCCGCGGGCTGTTCGGCGAGTACGGCGATGTCGCATCGGTGAAACTGGTCGAAGACCGCGAGACGGGCCGCTTCCGTGGCTTCGGCTTTGTCGAGATGGACGACGCGGGTGCCCTCGAAGCCATCGAGGCCCTGGACGGCAAGGACATGGGCGGGCGGACCCTCAAGGTCAACGAAGCCCGTCCCAGGGAAGCCCGTCCCAGGGAACCCCGCTCCCGCCGCTAG
- a CDS encoding LysE family translocator, which translates to MLGVHDLALFVVSGLLLNITPGQDVAYIVSRSAAHGLRDGAVAALGIGTGCFVHVFAAALGLSAILATSATAFLVVKLVGAAYLVYVGAAMLLGRGNGGPARRDSLDKASARKVFSQGFLTNALNPKVALFFLAFLPQFVDAGAGSRPMAFLLLGVIFTFNGTLINLLWAWSAARLSTMLGGGGRFGVWIKRAVGTLFISFGIRLALAE; encoded by the coding sequence ATGCTGGGCGTTCACGATCTCGCGCTGTTTGTTGTTTCCGGCCTGCTTCTGAACATCACGCCGGGTCAGGACGTGGCCTATATCGTCAGCCGCAGCGCGGCCCACGGGCTGCGCGACGGGGCTGTGGCCGCGCTCGGCATCGGCACGGGGTGCTTTGTGCATGTCTTTGCCGCCGCGCTCGGGCTCTCGGCCATCCTGGCCACCTCGGCCACGGCATTTCTGGTGGTCAAGCTGGTGGGCGCGGCCTATCTGGTCTATGTGGGCGCGGCCATGCTCCTTGGCCGGGGCAACGGCGGCCCGGCCCGGCGCGACTCCCTGGACAAGGCGTCGGCCCGCAAGGTCTTCAGCCAGGGGTTTCTGACCAACGCCCTCAATCCCAAGGTGGCCCTCTTCTTTCTGGCCTTCCTGCCCCAGTTCGTGGATGCCGGGGCCGGGTCAAGGCCCATGGCCTTCCTGCTGCTGGGCGTCATCTTCACCTTCAACGGCACCCTGATCAACCTGCTCTGGGCATGGTCCGCGGCCCGGCTCTCGACCATGCTCGGCGGTGGCGGGCGCTTCGGCGTCTGGATCAAGCGGGCCGTGGGCACCCTCTTCATCAGCTTTGGCATCCGTCTGGCCCTGGCCGAATAG
- a CDS encoding IS1595 family transposase, giving the protein MRKSRLSKDKQLRLIEHFVAGTTARCAADLVGVNVKTAAYYFHRLREIIAEEESCEGMDFGEFEVDESYFGGKRKGKRGRGAAGKVPVFGILKRGGKVYTQVIPDAKGKTLLPIIQERIQPDSVVYSDCWYGYNVLDVSAFKHFRINHSKLFADSHNHINGIENFWNQAKRHMRKFNGIPTKHFSLFLKECEWRFNNSNPRSQFKQLKQWVRRYMG; this is encoded by the coding sequence ATGCGAAAAAGTCGTTTGAGCAAGGACAAGCAGCTTCGTTTAATCGAACATTTTGTTGCCGGCACGACAGCTCGTTGTGCTGCTGATCTGGTTGGTGTGAACGTCAAAACAGCCGCCTATTACTTTCACCGGCTCCGGGAAATCATAGCGGAAGAAGAGTCCTGTGAAGGGATGGATTTTGGCGAATTTGAGGTCGATGAAAGCTACTTCGGTGGCAAGCGAAAGGGCAAAAGAGGACGTGGGGCGGCTGGTAAGGTTCCTGTTTTTGGAATCCTTAAAAGGGGTGGGAAGGTATATACACAGGTGATTCCTGATGCAAAAGGTAAAACCTTGCTTCCCATTATTCAGGAAAGAATCCAGCCAGACAGTGTGGTTTACTCGGACTGCTGGTATGGCTACAATGTCCTCGATGTGTCAGCATTCAAACACTTCCGAATCAACCACTCGAAGCTGTTTGCAGATAGCCACAACCACATCAATGGAATCGAGAATTTTTGGAACCAGGCCAAACGCCATATGAGGAAATTCAACGGCATTCCAACCAAGCATTTTTCTCTGTTTTTAAAGGAATGCGAGTGGCGTTTTAATAACAGCAATCCGCGAAGTCAGTTTAAACAGCTGAAACAGTGGGTTAGAAGGTATATGGGCTAG
- a CDS encoding CD3324 family protein, which translates to MSYKKAIDILPHNLLSAVQQYIDGDYIYIPRKEEKKQSWGANTQTRETIRARNMEILSRRLAGFSVAELAEQYFLSEKAIYKIINASKIG; encoded by the coding sequence ATGAGCTATAAAAAAGCAATTGATATCTTGCCGCACAACTTATTGAGTGCAGTTCAGCAGTATATTGACGGTGATTATATTTACATCCCACGTAAAGAAGAAAAAAAACAGTCGTGGGGTGCAAATACACAGACAAGGGAAACCATTCGGGCACGAAATATGGAAATTCTGTCCAGGCGATTGGCAGGTTTCTCTGTTGCTGAATTGGCCGAGCAATACTTCTTGTCAGAAAAGGCTATATACAAAATAATTAATGCCAGTAAAATCGGCTAA
- a CDS encoding SAM-dependent methyltransferase translates to MDIPRIFNITESAHRIHNPFTPEKLATLGAALRLDSGIRMLDLGSGSGEMLCTWARDYGIVGVGIDMSRLFSKQAKLRAEELGVTDQVVFIHGDAAGYVAGEKVGVAACLGATWIGGGVVGTIELLAKSLCTKGIILIGEPYWLQIPPTEDVAKGCGADSISDFLMLPELLASFDGLDFDVVEMVLADQEGWDRYEAAKWLTMRRWLESNPDDDFAKDVRAKLTLEPKRYAAYTREYLGWGVFALMAR, encoded by the coding sequence TTGGACATCCCACGTATCTTCAACATTACCGAGAGCGCTCACCGCATCCATAACCCGTTCACACCAGAAAAGCTCGCCACACTCGGCGCAGCGTTGCGCCTGGACTCGGGGATTCGTATGCTCGACCTCGGCAGCGGTTCGGGCGAGATGCTGTGCACTTGGGCACGCGATTACGGAATCGTCGGAGTCGGCATCGACATGAGCCGGTTGTTCTCCAAGCAAGCGAAACTCCGCGCTGAAGAACTCGGGGTCACCGATCAGGTCGTGTTCATCCACGGCGACGCTGCCGGCTACGTCGCGGGCGAAAAAGTCGGGGTGGCAGCCTGTCTCGGCGCCACGTGGATCGGGGGGGGAGTCGTCGGCACCATCGAGCTTCTGGCGAAGAGTCTCTGCACCAAAGGAATCATCCTCATCGGCGAACCCTACTGGTTGCAGATACCACCGACGGAAGACGTTGCCAAGGGATGCGGTGCCGATTCTATCTCCGACTTTCTCATGCTTCCAGAACTTCTCGCGTCTTTCGACGGCCTCGACTTCGATGTTGTGGAAATGGTTCTGGCAGACCAAGAAGGCTGGGATAGGTACGAGGCGGCCAAGTGGCTCACAATGCGCCGATGGCTTGAATCAAATCCCGACGACGACTTCGCAAAAGATGTTCGAGCCAAACTGACCTTGGAGCCAAAGCGCTACGCCGCATACACCCGTGAATACCTTGGATGGGGCGTATTCGCGCTGATGGCGCGGTGA
- a CDS encoding YifB family Mg chelatase-like AAA ATPase gives MIANVACAALMGIDAFKVELEVDFSRSGMPAFTMVGLAEGAVRESKERVFSALKNCGFKVPPARITVNLAPADVRKEGSAYDLPLAVGILCAMGVIPWGAAEGWYMAGELSLTGELKPVSGVLPLALAARAGKGRGIVVPAANGREGAVVKDIPVIGATDLGQVVRMLLGEESVEPAAVDIDTLWAERRTFLSDFAEVKGQEHAKRAIEIAAAGGHNLLFIGPPGSGKTMLAKRIPTVLPPLLFEEALEVTKIYSVAGQLPDGQALMVTRPFRTPHHTISDVGLIGGGRYPQPGETSLAHRGVLFLDEMPEFKKSVLEVLRQPLEDGEVTISRSLVSLRYPADIMLVAAMNPCPCGYLTDDTHPCQCSPLAVQRYRSRISGPLLDRIDLQVEVPAVPYDDLKQTRGDIDSATMRARIIAARAIQTARYADQPIALNSELTGSALEDWCRLGDTEHAFLKKAVESLGLSARAYVRILRISRTIADLDGADWIGPAHLAEAINYRSMDRQG, from the coding sequence ATGATAGCAAATGTGGCCTGCGCCGCGCTCATGGGCATAGACGCCTTCAAGGTCGAACTCGAAGTCGATTTCTCCCGTTCCGGCATGCCCGCCTTCACCATGGTCGGACTGGCCGAGGGCGCGGTCAGGGAATCCAAGGAGCGCGTCTTTTCCGCGCTCAAGAATTGCGGGTTCAAGGTGCCGCCTGCGCGCATCACTGTGAATCTGGCCCCGGCGGATGTGCGCAAGGAAGGCAGTGCCTATGACCTGCCCCTGGCCGTGGGCATTCTCTGCGCCATGGGCGTGATCCCGTGGGGCGCCGCCGAGGGGTGGTACATGGCGGGCGAGCTGTCCCTGACCGGCGAGCTCAAGCCCGTGTCCGGCGTGCTGCCCCTGGCCCTGGCGGCGCGGGCGGGCAAGGGCCGGGGCATCGTCGTGCCTGCGGCGAATGGCCGCGAGGGCGCGGTGGTCAAGGATATCCCGGTCATCGGGGCCACGGACCTGGGCCAGGTGGTGCGCATGCTCCTGGGCGAGGAATCCGTGGAGCCCGCTGCCGTGGACATCGACACCCTGTGGGCCGAGCGGCGGACCTTCCTGAGTGATTTCGCCGAGGTCAAGGGCCAGGAACACGCCAAGCGCGCCATTGAGATCGCGGCCGCCGGGGGCCACAATCTGCTCTTCATCGGCCCGCCCGGCTCGGGCAAGACCATGCTCGCCAAGCGCATCCCCACGGTGCTCCCGCCCCTGCTCTTCGAGGAGGCCCTGGAGGTGACCAAGATCTATTCCGTGGCCGGGCAGCTGCCGGACGGGCAGGCGCTCATGGTCACGCGCCCCTTCCGCACCCCGCACCACACCATTTCCGACGTGGGCCTCATCGGCGGGGGCCGTTATCCCCAGCCCGGCGAGACCTCCCTGGCCCACCGGGGTGTGCTCTTTCTCGACGAGATGCCGGAGTTCAAGAAGTCCGTGCTCGAAGTGCTGCGCCAGCCCCTGGAGGATGGCGAGGTGACCATCTCCCGCTCGCTGGTGTCGCTCAGATACCCGGCGGACATCATGCTGGTGGCGGCCATGAACCCCTGCCCCTGCGGCTACCTGACGGACGACACCCACCCCTGCCAGTGCTCGCCGCTGGCCGTGCAGCGCTACCGCTCGCGCATCTCCGGCCCGCTGCTCGACCGCATCGACCTCCAGGTGGAGGTGCCTGCCGTGCCCTATGACGACCTCAAGCAGACCAGGGGCGACATCGACTCGGCCACCATGCGCGCTCGGATCATCGCGGCCAGGGCCATCCAGACCGCGCGCTATGCGGACCAGCCCATAGCCCTCAACTCCGAGCTGACAGGCTCTGCCCTGGAGGATTGGTGCCGCCTGGGCGACACGGAGCACGCCTTTCTGAAAAAAGCCGTGGAATCCCTGGGCCTCTCGGCCCGCGCCTACGTCCGCATCCTGCGCATCTCGCGCACCATCGCCGACCTGGACGGGGCCGACTGGATCGGCCCGGCCCATCTGGCCGAGGCCATCAACTACCGCAGCATGGACCGGCAGGGCTAG
- a CDS encoding prolipoprotein diacylglyceryl transferase, producing the protein MRTIFLTLLLLLLVSATGQALDTYSDDAPLPATTPAESTTPDGAEPKATESAPGATESAMEAASEDEIDPDQTGAAPEMTPEEARQASETDEENQEDEAGATEAQTPATQGYTSVISDNLRLEPLGSVTLNNGTVHNIMDFQKLGKYFIYIAGKLNGRSSTIISLTRLTDLQNWSSIAFKDPHTFTIVDKKKKELFFAESRLYLGTDSPATYTFISMNPNNFQPEVIEVNKRDVKSIVIN; encoded by the coding sequence ATGCGGACCATTTTCCTGACCCTGTTGCTCCTGCTCCTTGTCTCGGCCACTGGCCAGGCCCTGGACACCTATTCCGACGACGCCCCGCTCCCGGCGACCACGCCGGCGGAGTCGACGACGCCCGACGGGGCAGAGCCCAAAGCCACGGAGTCTGCCCCCGGAGCCACGGAGTCTGCCATGGAAGCCGCCTCCGAGGACGAGATCGACCCCGACCAGACGGGCGCGGCGCCGGAGATGACGCCGGAAGAGGCGCGCCAAGCCTCTGAAACGGATGAGGAAAACCAAGAAGACGAAGCAGGCGCAACCGAGGCGCAAACGCCCGCCACCCAAGGCTACACCAGCGTCATCAGCGACAACCTGCGGCTGGAACCGCTGGGTTCCGTGACCCTGAACAACGGCACGGTCCACAACATCATGGACTTCCAGAAGCTCGGGAAATATTTCATCTATATCGCTGGCAAGCTCAATGGCCGCTCGTCGACCATCATCAGCCTGACCCGCCTGACCGACCTGCAGAACTGGTCCTCCATCGCCTTCAAGGACCCGCACACCTTCACCATCGTGGACAAGAAGAAAAAAGAGCTGTTCTTTGCCGAATCGCGCCTCTACCTCGGCACGGACAGCCCGGCCACATACACCTTCATTTCCATGAACCCCAACAATTTCCAGCCCGAAGTCATTGAGGTGAACAAGAGGGACGTCAAGTCCATTGTCATCAACTGA
- a CDS encoding DUF3568 domain-containing protein gives MKTITRATAAMILSAMLLCSAGCGAILLGGAAAAGTYVYLDGQAKNTYKASLQKSIAASIAACKELSIPVTSESKDGSSAKIVGKLSGDTVYITMKLVGDNLTEISVRVGLFGNESASRRIHATIARRL, from the coding sequence ATGAAGACCATCACGCGCGCCACCGCCGCCATGATCCTGAGCGCCATGCTCCTGTGTTCCGCCGGATGCGGCGCCATACTCCTGGGCGGCGCTGCCGCCGCAGGCACCTATGTCTACCTCGACGGACAGGCCAAAAACACCTACAAGGCGAGCCTGCAAAAAAGCATCGCCGCCAGCATCGCCGCCTGCAAGGAGCTGTCCATTCCCGTGACCAGCGAGAGCAAGGACGGCTCCTCGGCCAAGATCGTGGGCAAGCTCTCCGGCGACACCGTCTACATCACCATGAAGCTGGTGGGCGACAACCTGACCGAGATCTCGGTGCGCGTCGGCCTGTTCGGCAACGAATCCGCCTCGCGCCGCATCCACGCCACCATCGCCCGCCGCCTGTAG
- a CDS encoding MerR family transcriptional regulator — protein sequence MDDSYTHRDLAALCKVSETTIKSYRRKFPGFIPVLTRGKPIRFRKEAGEVCLRIRDCFDKGLSVNETLKILKENFKESLSARRSARTASAPPLPATEGEGGVISQEYLEKFFATAGQMMQGMAGLATAQAKSGQRLAKLEAAVESLIEVQQQNSEAFRIFLAHSKPPASDTLPTSSSPDAGDAPSEKPVRARKIVNVTTPDGDVKSYTLEKTGADRSRSMERPSDAFLNTPIVIRNDQGEFLGVPGRLPLSAFVEALVRDAEESGASLSNWHRDDDTWIFTMQTPGGDSHALHFLSTTTPRGNLVVLLDRLDVNGEQTTPRFLQEFFRQVKDRI from the coding sequence ATGGACGACTCATACACCCATAGGGATCTCGCCGCCCTGTGCAAGGTCTCGGAAACGACCATCAAGAGCTACCGGCGCAAGTTCCCCGGCTTCATCCCGGTGCTCACGCGCGGCAAGCCCATCCGGTTCAGGAAGGAGGCGGGCGAGGTCTGTCTCAGGATTCGCGACTGCTTTGACAAGGGGCTGTCCGTCAACGAAACCTTGAAAATCCTCAAAGAGAACTTCAAGGAATCCTTGTCGGCGCGGCGGTCTGCCCGGACGGCGAGCGCCCCCCCCCTCCCTGCGACCGAGGGCGAAGGCGGAGTCATCTCGCAGGAATATCTTGAGAAATTTTTTGCCACCGCCGGGCAGATGATGCAGGGCATGGCCGGGCTGGCCACGGCCCAGGCCAAGTCCGGGCAGCGGCTGGCCAAGCTTGAGGCCGCAGTGGAGAGCCTGATCGAGGTGCAGCAGCAAAACAGCGAGGCCTTCAGAATTTTTCTGGCACACTCGAAACCCCCGGCATCGGACACACTACCTACGTCCTCCTCGCCCGATGCCGGGGACGCGCCAAGCGAGAAACCGGTCCGGGCCAGGAAGATCGTCAACGTGACCACCCCGGACGGCGACGTGAAGTCCTATACCCTTGAAAAGACCGGCGCGGACCGGTCCCGGTCCATGGAACGCCCCTCAGACGCCTTCCTGAACACGCCCATCGTCATCCGCAACGACCAGGGCGAGTTCCTGGGCGTGCCAGGCAGGCTGCCGCTCTCGGCCTTTGTCGAGGCCCTGGTGCGCGACGCCGAGGAGAGCGGGGCCTCCCTGTCCAACTGGCACCGCGATGACGACACCTGGATATTCACCATGCAGACCCCTGGCGGCGATTCCCACGCGCTCCATTTTCTCTCCACCACCACCCCGCGCGGCAATCTGGTGGTCCTCCTCGACCGCCTCGATGTCAACGGCGAGCAGACCACCCCCCGCTTTCTCCAGGAGTTTTTCCGGCAGGTGAAGGACAGGATCTGA
- a CDS encoding LysR family transcriptional regulator produces MELYQLKTFVVVAEEGHLTRAAERLHASQPTISAHIKALEDELETRLFIRTPKGMRLTEAGSRLRDKAGEVLRAARELKLEARNMGGELVGDLSIGLNTDAEYLRIVPLLNSLATQHSKITLQILQSASTAVQGQINQGKLDCGFIFGPPRHADILTVRLETTRFFVAVPDIWKDRIKGGLAALAELPWIMDPSDNPLQRLIGPFFSTRNLKPAYEMEVDGDEVIRVLVAAGKGVSFLRENELKAANRIGVVHAVPFEELSIDLHFVCLKRRDQDPVMRAVIDHVRKVWGLE; encoded by the coding sequence ATGGAACTCTACCAGCTCAAGACTTTTGTGGTTGTGGCCGAGGAAGGCCACCTGACGCGCGCCGCCGAGCGGCTGCACGCCAGCCAGCCCACCATCAGCGCCCACATCAAGGCGCTGGAGGATGAGCTTGAGACCCGGCTCTTCATCCGTACGCCCAAGGGCATGCGTTTGACCGAGGCCGGGAGCCGGCTGCGCGACAAGGCGGGCGAGGTGCTCCGGGCCGCCCGCGAGCTCAAGCTCGAGGCCAGGAACATGGGCGGCGAGCTGGTGGGCGATCTGTCCATCGGGCTGAACACGGACGCCGAGTACCTGCGCATCGTGCCCCTGCTCAATTCCCTGGCGACCCAGCATTCCAAGATCACGCTTCAGATCCTCCAGAGCGCCAGCACCGCGGTGCAGGGGCAGATCAACCAGGGCAAGCTCGACTGCGGGTTCATCTTTGGCCCGCCCCGGCACGCCGATATCCTGACCGTGCGCCTGGAGACTACCCGGTTCTTCGTGGCCGTGCCGGATATCTGGAAGGACAGGATCAAGGGCGGGCTTGCGGCCCTGGCCGAGCTGCCGTGGATCATGGACCCCAGCGACAACCCGCTGCAACGGCTCATCGGACCGTTCTTTTCCACCCGCAACCTCAAGCCCGCCTATGAGATGGAGGTGGACGGCGACGAGGTCATCCGCGTCCTGGTGGCCGCGGGCAAGGGCGTCTCATTCCTGCGCGAGAACGAGCTCAAGGCTGCCAACCGGATCGGCGTGGTCCACGCCGTGCCCTTTGAGGAGTTGTCCATCGACCTGCACTTTGTCTGCCTCAAGCGGCGCGATCAGGACCCGGTCATGCGCGCGGTCATCGACCACGTCAGAAAGGTCTGGGGGCTGGAGTAG